In Gossypium arboreum isolate Shixiya-1 chromosome 5, ASM2569848v2, whole genome shotgun sequence, a single genomic region encodes these proteins:
- the LOC108451729 gene encoding receptor-like protein EIX2, which produces MMAIQELYLSDNLFILAENQVRGDSGLNEIGKLLDLRVLDLGYNLLNGSISKSLGQLSILQVLRLAGNCFDGDVISEAHFSNFTNLQELDLSYTYLNLKFNTGWIPPFPLRISDFLPYWFWDKFQGLSYINMSFNQISGTFPNNSVHIIHLDLSSNNFSGPLPRFSLDFMEMGTINLSKNKFTCPVSPICNITGEGFLALFDLSNNLFSGVVPDCFGSFPFLTALNLGDNNFSGSLPRSLGSLISLEMLSLRGNKFSGVLPSSLQNCAKLKFLDLSDNELSGEIPMWIGQKLSSLVFLSLQRNQFKGRIPHQLCGLKYLHILDLSVNKISGTIPSCLNNFTSMTKKASLDRMIEHHILDSGPKLVFNVGLYGGPLPIIQVRYVDEALLTWKGTKQSYPQLGLLLAIDLSCNKLTGEIPEELSSLRELVALNLSRNLFNGKILQKIGHIRQLEVLDLSRNKFSGNIPTSLSELTFLSTLDLSYNDLSGKIPTSTQLQSFDPSSFSHNRGLCGPPVSPNCSMVEPSPGKPAVGAEEDSDEFMKWFYTGMGLGFAVGFWGFCSVVFFKRSWRHSYYRYLDNAKDWVYVTFVLLKASLLFQEKCTYASACKESERKALLEFKHSLQAMGFSSDNASSSWISEECYLWVGVYCNSFTGYVEMLDFSYQSLVVAEVDISFTNMSNANDWSLIINHLPLLQKLNLRDCDLPSTPSSSVSLTNSSTSLNTLDFSDNNLLSSAIYPWLFTVTSNLVLLDLSTKNQARGDSVLNKIKKLPDFRVLDLGYNLLNGSISKSIGQLSNLKVLRLPRNSFGGDVIFEAHFLNFSYLQKLDLSYTSLTLKFNSGWILPFQASQLLLCSYKLGPRFPNWIQTQMDVLNSDVDISSIVYLDISALGISDSLPYRFWDKC; this is translated from the exons ATGATGGCTATTCAAGAACTTTATCTGAGTGATAATCTTTTTATATTAGCTGAAAATCAAGTTAGGGGCGATTCTGGGTTGAATGAAATCGGAAAACTACTAGATTTAAGGGTTCTAGATCTTGGGTACAATCTTCTAAATGGATCCATAAGCAAAAGCCTTGGGCAACTTTCCATCCTGCAAGTCTTGCGGCTTGCAGGGAATTGTTTTGATGGTGATGTGATTTCCGAAGCTCATTTCTCAAATTTCACCAATTTACAGGAGTTGGATTTATCGTACActtatttgaatttaaaattcaaCACCGGATGGATTCCTCCTTTTCCACTGA GAATTTCGGATTTTCTTCCCTACTGGTTTTGGGACAAATTTCAGGGATTATCGTACATAAACATGTCTTTCAATCAGATCAGCGGTACTTTTCCAAATAACTCTGTCCACATAATCCATCTAGATCTAAGCTCTAATAATTTCTCAGGACCATTGCCACGTTTTTCTTTAGACTTTATGGAAATGGGGACCATTAACCTTTCCAAAAACAAGTTTACTTGTCCGGTCTCTCCAATTTGCAATATTACTGGTGAAGGTTTTCTGGCATTGTTTGATCTCTCAAATAATCTATTTTCTGGAGTGGTTCCAGACTGTTTTGGAAGTTTCCCGTTTTTAACAGCTTTGAATTTGGGTGATAATAATTTCTCAGGCTCACTTCCAAGATCCTTGGGATCTCTGATTTCTCTTGAAATGCTAAGTTTACGTGGTAATAAATTCTCTGGAGTATTACCTTCATCTTTACAGAATTGTGCCAAGTTAAAATTCCTGGACTTGAGTGATAATGAATTATCAGGAGAAATACCTATGTGGATCGGTCAGAAGCTTTCATCGTTGGTTTTTCTTAGCCTTCAAAGGAACCAGTTCAAGGGAAGAATTCCCCATCAACTTTGTGGATTGAAATATCTACATATCTTGGATCTCTCTGTAAATAAAATCTCTGGTACCATACCATCATGCCTCAATAATTTCACTTCCATGACAAAAAAAGCCAGTTTAGATCGAATGATTGAGCATCACATCTTAGATTCTGGACCTAAATTGGTATTTAATGTGGGTTTGTATGGTGGGCCTTTACCCATCATTCAGGTTAGATATGTTGATGAGGCATTGCTTACATGGAAGGGAACAAAGCAAAGCTATCCACAACTTGGGTTGCTACTAGCCATTGATCTCTCTTGTAACAAATTAACAGGAGAGATTCCTGAAGAATTAAGTAGTCTTCGAGAACTGGTTGCATTGAACTTGTCAAGAAACCTTTTTAACGGAAAAATTCTTCAAAAGATTGGGCATATAAGACAACTAGAGGTTCTTGACCTGTCAAGAAACAAGTTTTCAGGAAACATCCCTACGAGCTTGTCTGAATTAACATTTCTAAGTACCTTGGACTTGTCTTACAATGACTTGTCTGGAAAAATTCCAACCAGCACTCAGCTACAGAGCTTTGATCCTTCATCATTTTCCCATAATAGAGGACTTTGTGGTCCTCCGGTTTCACCGAATTGCTCAATGGTGGAACCATCTCCTGGCAAACCTGCAGTAGGAGCCGAAGAAGATTCTGATGAGTTCATGAAATGGTTTTATACTGGCATGGGACTTGGATTTGCTGTGGGTTTCTGGGGGTTTTGCAGTGTTGTGTTCTTCAAGCGTTCATGGAGGCATTCATATTATCGATACTTGGATAATGCAAAGGATTGGGTTTATGTTACATTTGTTCTGCTGAAAGCAAG TCTTCTTTTTCAAGAGAAATGTACCTATGCTAGCGCGTGCAAAGAGAGTGAGAGAAAAGCACTACTTGAATTTAAGCACAGCCTTCAAGCTATGGGTTTTTCAAGCGACAACGCCAGTTCTTCATGGATAAGTGAGGAGTGCTATCTATGGGTTGGCGTCTATTGCAACAGCTTTACAGGATACGTTGAAATGCTCGATTTTAGCTACCAATCTCTGGTCGTAGCAG AGGTTGATATCAGTTTCACTAATATGAGCAATGCCAATGATTGGTCCTTAATCATTAACCATCTTCCTTTGCTTCAAAAACTAAACCTGAGAGATTGTGACCTTCCAAGCACCCCATCTTCTTCTGTTTCCCTTACCAACTCTTCTACATCTCTCAACACTCTCGATTTCTCTGATAATAATCTCCTTTCTTCTGCCATATATCCATGGTTGTTTACTGTTACTAGCAACCTTGTTTTACTTGACCTCTCAA CGAAAAATCAAGCTAGGGGCGATTCTgtgttaaataaaattaaaaaactaCCAGATTTTAGGGTTCTAGATCTTGGGTACAACCTTTTAAATGGATCCATAAGCAAAAGCATTGGACAACTTTCCAACCTGAAAGTCTTGCGGCTTCCAAGGAATTCTTTTGGTGGTGATGTGATTTTCGAAGCTCATTTCTTAAATTTCAGCTATTTACAGAAGTTGGATTTATCCTACACTTCTTTGACTTTGAAATTCAACTCCGGATGGATTCTTCCCTTTCAAGCGAGTCAACTATTGCTTTGCTCTTACAAGTTAGGGCCTCGTTTCCCAAATTGGATTCAGACTCAGATGGATGTCCTAAACTCTGACGTTGATATTTCTTCCATAGTTTACCTTGATATTTCTGCTTTAGGAATTTCGGATTCTCTTCCTTATAGGTTTTGGGACAAATGTTAA
- the LOC128292727 gene encoding receptor-like protein EIX1: MSSLRSHKLVLFFAISCLLLQEKCTDASECRQSERKALLEFKHSLQAMNSSGNDALSSWKSEECCLWLGVNCNRLTGYVEMLGFSDRLWVVAGTISPSLLKLHHLTSLNLNSNDFNGSLIPEFFGSLKKLKLLDLSNANFRGPIPSLLGNLSMLETLRLGGNGGDVTYRHNLKKIFSVGKLEWLSHLSRLKEVDLSFTNLSNANDWSQVISHLPLLQNLSLRHCDLPSISSSSLSLANSSTSLTYLDLSDNNLPSSAIYPWLFNVSSNLVSLDLL; this comes from the coding sequence ATGTCAAGTTTGAGGTCTCATAAACTTGTTTTATTTTTTGCAATATCTTGTCTTCTTCTTCAGGAGAAATGCACCGATGCTAGCGAGTGCAGACAGAGTGAGAGAAAAGCTCTACTTGAATTTAAGCACAGCCTTCAAGCTATGAATTCATCAGGCAACGACGCCCTTTCTTCATGGAAAAGTGAGGAGTGCTGTCTTTGGCTGGGCGTTAATTGCAACCGCCTTACAGGATATGTTGAAATGCTCGGTTTTAGTGACCGATTATGGGTTGTAGCAGGTACAATTAGCCCTTCACTGCTTAAACTACATCATTTGACTTCTTTAAATTTGAACAGTAATGATTTTAATGGAAGTCTCATCCCAGAGTTTTTTGGTTCcttgaaaaaattgaaattactgGATCTCTCTAATGCTAATTTTAGAGGTCCAATTCCTTCTCTACTTGGAAATCTTTCAATGTTGGAAACTCTTAGATTGGGTGGTAACGGTGGAGACGTGACGTATCgccataatttaaaaaaaatcttcaGTGTTGGAAAACTTGAGTGGCTTTCCCATCTTTCTCGTTTGAAAGAGGTTGATCTGAGTTTCACTAACCTGAGCAATGCCAATGATTGGTCTCAAGTCATTAGCCACCTCCCTTTGCTTCAAAATCTAAGTCTAAGACATTGTGATCTTCCAAGCATATCTTCTTCATCACTTTCCCTTGCCAACTCTTCTACATCTCTCACCTATCTCGATCTCTCTGATAATAATCTCCCTTCTTCTGCCATATATCCATGGTTGTTTAATGTTAGCAGCAACCTTGTTTCACTTGACctcttgtga